The DNA segment GTAGTTTGACGCACGCAATGAGATTACACCAGCCCAGCATCGCCAGGTAGCTTAGCTAGCTCATCGCAAGCTTGCCCCGTGCGAGCCTCACCCTCACGTACGACACCGGCCAGCTTCTTTCTTCCCGGCCGGTATATATGGTGGATGTGGAGGTCGTCTTCGCCGTCGTCAGCCTCCTGGCCGTCGCTACAATGGCCTACCTGCTTCGCAAGTGCGCCCGCAACGCCGCGTCTGCTGAGGCCACAGCGCCGCCGGTGCGCCCGCGGGAGGAGCGCGCCTGGGCAGCTGAGGGGGACGTGGACGTCGAGGCCGGGCTCGACGAGGCCGCGCTCAAGGCGCTGCCCAAGGTGGTGtacggcgaggaggaggtgg comes from the Phragmites australis chromosome 22, lpPhrAust1.1, whole genome shotgun sequence genome and includes:
- the LOC133904337 gene encoding RING-H2 finger protein ATL70-like, with product MVDVEVVFAVVSLLAVATMAYLLRKCARNAASAEATAPPVRPREERAWAAEGDVDVEAGLDEAALKALPKVVYGEEEVEAGKTAAACCAVCLGEYAGGDVLRVLPECAHAFHQHCVDRWLRIQPTCPVCRSSPVPSPVATPLSEPAQS